In a single window of the Delftia tsuruhatensis genome:
- a CDS encoding N5-glutamine methyltransferase family protein — MSSSRNWSLLQWQEQDATHAALWRMDSTMAAPRRIVIADDSLPADRAYRLACEGQAMLWRGDFQNARQLLQALGRRLDKAPGASSAKARHRRADADDGKAAFPHAFHLHRQAQAQRARILSSLLIELDAGWRCALRRAPDWSLACGEAWGDVPQDEAAASVLVPLRELLGALGAHEWRKKGVALAVPGLPPLSIHPHYGVFSPVRGEYLDLVAQAPLPAAVRQAQAPVWDIGVGTGVLSAILLHRGVQQVVATDLSDRALACAQDNLQRLGLARRVDLRHADLFPEGRAALVVCNPPWLPGKASSLLEQAVYDEGSRMLRGFVQGLASHLQPEGEGWLILSDLAEHLKLRSRDELLGWIEAAGLKVLGRQDIRPRHGKAMDAADPLHAARAAELTSLWRLAAA; from the coding sequence ATGTCTTCTTCCCGGAACTGGTCCCTGCTGCAGTGGCAGGAACAAGATGCCACGCACGCCGCGCTGTGGCGAATGGACAGCACCATGGCCGCGCCGCGCCGCATTGTCATCGCCGATGACAGCCTGCCTGCGGACCGTGCCTACCGGCTGGCCTGCGAGGGACAGGCCATGCTGTGGCGTGGCGATTTCCAGAACGCGCGCCAGCTGCTGCAGGCCCTGGGCCGGCGCCTGGACAAGGCGCCTGGCGCATCCTCGGCCAAGGCCCGCCATCGGCGCGCCGACGCGGATGACGGCAAGGCCGCGTTTCCCCATGCCTTTCACCTGCACCGCCAGGCGCAGGCACAGCGTGCCCGCATTCTGTCCAGCCTGCTGATCGAACTCGACGCCGGTTGGCGTTGTGCCTTGCGGCGGGCGCCCGACTGGAGCCTGGCCTGCGGTGAGGCCTGGGGCGACGTACCCCAGGACGAGGCGGCGGCCAGCGTGCTCGTTCCCTTGCGCGAACTGCTGGGTGCCCTGGGCGCCCATGAATGGCGCAAGAAGGGCGTGGCGCTGGCCGTGCCGGGCCTGCCGCCATTGAGCATCCACCCGCACTACGGCGTGTTTTCCCCGGTGCGTGGCGAGTACCTGGACCTGGTGGCGCAGGCACCGCTGCCCGCGGCGGTACGGCAGGCCCAGGCGCCCGTCTGGGATATCGGCGTGGGCACGGGCGTGCTGTCCGCCATCTTGCTGCACCGTGGCGTGCAACAGGTGGTGGCGACCGATCTGAGTGACCGGGCGCTGGCCTGCGCGCAGGACAATCTGCAGCGGCTGGGCCTGGCCCGGCGCGTGGATCTGCGCCATGCCGACCTGTTCCCCGAAGGCCGGGCCGCCCTGGTGGTCTGCAATCCCCCGTGGCTGCCGGGCAAGGCCAGTTCCCTGCTGGAGCAGGCCGTCTACGACGAAGGCAGCCGCATGCTGCGCGGCTTTGTCCAGGGCCTTGCCAGCCATCTGCAGCCGGAGGGCGAAGGCTGGCTGATCCTGTCGGACCTGGCAGAGCACCTGAAGCTGCGCTCGCGCGACGAACTGCTGGGGTGGATCGAGGCGGCGGGCCTGAAGGTCCTGGGCCGGCAAGACATTCGTCCGCGCCATGGCAAGGCCATGGATGCCGCCGATCCGCTGCATGCAGCGCGAGCGGCGGAGCTGACCTCGCTGTGGAGGCTGGCGGCGGCCTGA
- a CDS encoding tRNA dihydrouridine synthase, with protein MRLLLAPMEGLLDFVLRDVLTRVGGADRCVSEFIRVTGTLLPDKVFLRTMPELRNGSRTLAGVPVRAQLLGSDPDSMAANAANLARLGPEGIDLNFGCPAKVVNRHGGGAALLQDPQQIARVVAAVRAAVPPAMPVSAKMRLGFNDTALMTECAQAMQAGGACEIVVHARTKLDGYRPPAYWDMIPRIRESVSVPVVANGEIWTVDDALRCREQSGCGDLMLGRGIVADPGLALAIRAAVQGRAVQAAPVCWSDLVPQVQRFWDMVCEDLEPRQRAGRLKQWLNLLRRRFPEAEQAYQDVRTQTDQREITLWVQSLVRRQQD; from the coding sequence ATGAGACTGTTGCTGGCGCCCATGGAGGGCTTGCTCGATTTTGTGTTGCGCGATGTGCTCACGCGTGTCGGAGGCGCTGATCGCTGTGTCTCGGAGTTCATCCGCGTCACCGGAACGCTGCTGCCGGACAAGGTGTTCCTGCGCACCATGCCGGAGTTGCGCAATGGCAGCCGCACGCTGGCAGGCGTGCCGGTGCGCGCCCAGCTGCTGGGCTCGGACCCGGACAGCATGGCCGCCAACGCAGCCAATCTGGCGCGCCTGGGGCCGGAAGGCATCGACCTGAATTTCGGCTGCCCTGCCAAGGTGGTCAACCGCCATGGAGGCGGGGCCGCGCTGCTGCAGGACCCGCAGCAGATCGCCCGCGTCGTGGCGGCCGTGCGTGCCGCCGTTCCGCCAGCGATGCCCGTGTCGGCCAAGATGCGGTTGGGCTTCAACGACACCGCGTTGATGACCGAATGCGCCCAGGCCATGCAGGCGGGCGGTGCCTGCGAGATCGTCGTGCACGCGCGCACCAAGCTCGATGGCTACCGCCCTCCGGCCTACTGGGACATGATTCCGCGCATCCGGGAATCCGTCTCCGTTCCCGTGGTCGCCAATGGGGAGATATGGACGGTGGACGATGCCCTGCGTTGCCGCGAGCAATCGGGCTGCGGCGACCTGATGCTGGGGCGGGGCATCGTCGCCGACCCGGGCCTGGCGCTGGCCATCCGTGCGGCGGTGCAGGGGCGCGCGGTCCAGGCGGCGCCTGTGTGCTGGAGCGACCTCGTGCCCCAGGTGCAGCGTTTCTGGGACATGGTCTGCGAGGATCTGGAGCCGCGCCAGCGTGCAGGCCGCCTCAAGCAGTGGCTGAACCTGCTGCGCAGGCGATTTCCCGAAGCCGAACAGGCCTACCAGGACGTGCGCACCCAGACCGATCAGCGCGAGATCACGCTCTGGGTCCAGTCCCTGGTACGGCGGCAGCAGGACTGA
- a CDS encoding phospholipase D family protein produces the protein MSGAHSLPHPLIRSLSRGWWRAALMLWLSAMACGCANGLPTQVDRPVSTAFQAPQDTPLGTMVQQLRPAGARPQTSAFTLLAGAQAAYGARLALVDGAQRTLDLQYYAIHADESTQRLLRGVVDAARRGVRVRVLLDDFHSTGADAQVMRLAFVPGIEMRMFNPLAGARGSVLGRAYTLLTDFQRAQQRMHNKLFIADNVMGVIGGRNLGDAYFDADSTSNFVDLDVLAAGPITADLSRSFDSYWNNPRAYPVQSLISLKELQQLRQRFATQDDAAQDDDAPATSVASRTEDGQDVRHNQAVWDQQPMDLRKAPWTWAAAAVLVDQPAKIPLDKEEGADGSTVSSPGEAQARPAGTLALSQPPHALRQATRPVLEADSVVNGLLALVRKTRRDLLVVSPYFVPGPDMMQAFRGARDRGVRVRILTNSLASNDAPLAHAGYARHRKALLEMGVELYELRSTAAGLRSALRAGSTGGGPSGSAGASRAMLHSKLLVVDGHLVAVGSMNLDLRSQLQNTEIALLIASREFGRLATQSIAQGLEDGSWKVEIDQDGDLVWRASEDSDREDERSEPDASWGLRLMLRLLGPLAPDHLL, from the coding sequence ATGTCCGGCGCTCACTCCCTACCGCATCCCTTGATACGCAGCCTTTCCCGAGGATGGTGGAGGGCTGCGCTCATGCTGTGGCTGTCCGCCATGGCCTGCGGCTGTGCCAACGGCCTGCCCACCCAGGTCGATCGTCCTGTCAGCACGGCTTTCCAGGCCCCGCAGGACACTCCGCTGGGCACCATGGTGCAGCAGCTGCGGCCCGCAGGCGCAAGGCCCCAGACATCCGCCTTCACCCTGCTGGCCGGCGCCCAGGCGGCCTACGGCGCGCGGCTGGCCCTGGTCGATGGCGCGCAGCGCACGCTGGACCTGCAGTACTACGCAATCCATGCCGACGAGAGCACGCAGCGGCTGCTGCGCGGCGTGGTCGATGCCGCCCGCCGGGGCGTGCGGGTACGGGTACTGCTGGACGATTTTCACAGCACGGGCGCCGATGCCCAGGTCATGCGCCTGGCCTTCGTGCCCGGCATAGAGATGCGCATGTTCAATCCGCTGGCCGGCGCGCGCGGCTCCGTGCTGGGACGGGCCTATACGCTGCTGACCGATTTCCAGCGCGCGCAGCAGCGCATGCACAACAAGCTGTTCATCGCGGACAACGTGATGGGCGTGATCGGCGGGCGCAATCTGGGGGATGCCTATTTCGACGCGGACAGCACCAGCAATTTCGTGGATCTCGACGTGCTGGCGGCGGGGCCGATCACCGCAGACCTGTCGCGCAGTTTCGACAGCTATTGGAACAACCCCCGGGCCTATCCCGTGCAGTCGCTGATCAGCCTCAAGGAACTTCAGCAGCTGCGCCAGCGCTTCGCCACCCAGGACGACGCAGCGCAGGACGATGATGCGCCAGCCACCTCCGTTGCATCCAGGACCGAGGATGGCCAGGATGTCCGGCACAACCAGGCCGTATGGGACCAGCAGCCCATGGACCTGCGCAAGGCGCCCTGGACCTGGGCCGCTGCGGCCGTGCTGGTGGATCAGCCCGCCAAGATTCCGCTGGACAAGGAAGAAGGGGCGGACGGCTCGACCGTGTCCAGCCCCGGCGAGGCGCAGGCCAGGCCAGCGGGCACGCTGGCGCTGAGCCAGCCCCCCCATGCGCTTCGCCAGGCCACGCGCCCCGTCCTGGAAGCCGACTCCGTGGTAAACGGGCTGCTGGCCCTGGTCCGCAAGACCCGGCGTGATCTGCTGGTGGTCTCCCCCTATTTCGTCCCCGGGCCGGACATGATGCAAGCCTTCCGTGGCGCACGGGATCGCGGCGTGCGTGTGCGCATCCTGACCAACTCGCTGGCCTCCAACGATGCGCCGCTGGCGCATGCCGGGTATGCGCGTCACCGCAAGGCCTTGCTGGAAATGGGCGTGGAGCTTTATGAGCTGCGCAGCACGGCGGCAGGCCTGCGCTCGGCGCTGCGCGCGGGCAGCACGGGCGGCGGGCCGTCAGGCTCTGCGGGAGCCTCGCGGGCCATGCTGCATTCCAAGCTGCTGGTGGTCGATGGGCATCTGGTGGCCGTGGGATCGATGAACCTGGACCTGCGCTCGCAGCTGCAAAACACCGAGATCGCACTGCTGATCGCCAGCCGTGAGTTCGGCCGGCTGGCCACGCAAAGCATTGCGCAAGGCCTGGAGGACGGCAGCTGGAAGGTGGAAATCGACCAGGATGGAGACCTTGTCTGGCGAGCCTCCGAAGACAGTGACCGCGAGGATGAACGCAGCGAGCCCGATGCCAGTTGGGGTCTGCGGCTGATGCTCAGGCTGCTGGGCCCGCTGGCGCCAGACCACCTGCTGTAA
- the ribD gene encoding bifunctional diaminohydroxyphosphoribosylaminopyrimidine deaminase/5-amino-6-(5-phosphoribosylamino)uracil reductase RibD codes for MADSDHYMHQALGLAAQALFLTSPNPRVGCVLVTPDGRIAGQGFTQQAGGAHAEVMALRDAQARGQDVRGTTAYVTLEPCSHHGRTGPCCDALIAAGVAKVVGALTDPNPQVAGQGFARLRAAGVEVQVGPGAAESRELNLGFFSRMQRGLPWVRMKAASSLDGATALHNGQSQWITSPEARADGHAWRARACTILTGIGTVLEDDPRLNVREVATPRQPRIAVVDSHLDMPLTAQVLQAPAGCLIYTSSRDASKTSALQDLGATVIPMPNAQGKVDLAAMLRDLAARGTNELHVEAGFKLNGSLVREGLVDEMLLYQAPKLLGTGGMGIASFGPLDALSQALPMVLQDVQRIGPDLRVVARVQGRDGF; via the coding sequence ATGGCAGATTCCGACCACTACATGCACCAGGCGCTTGGGCTCGCTGCCCAGGCGCTTTTTCTTACCTCCCCCAACCCGCGCGTGGGCTGCGTGCTGGTGACGCCTGACGGGCGGATCGCCGGCCAGGGCTTCACACAGCAGGCCGGCGGTGCGCATGCCGAGGTGATGGCCCTGCGCGATGCCCAGGCCCGAGGCCAGGACGTACGCGGGACCACGGCCTATGTGACGCTGGAGCCCTGTTCGCACCACGGCCGCACGGGCCCCTGCTGCGATGCCTTGATTGCCGCGGGTGTCGCCAAGGTGGTGGGCGCGTTGACCGATCCCAATCCCCAGGTGGCGGGCCAGGGCTTCGCCCGGCTGCGGGCGGCGGGTGTCGAAGTGCAGGTGGGCCCGGGGGCTGCCGAGTCCCGGGAGCTGAACCTCGGCTTTTTCAGCCGCATGCAGCGGGGCCTGCCCTGGGTGCGCATGAAGGCGGCCAGTTCGCTCGACGGGGCGACCGCCCTGCACAATGGCCAAAGCCAATGGATCACCTCCCCCGAGGCACGTGCCGACGGCCATGCCTGGCGGGCCAGGGCCTGCACCATCCTGACCGGCATCGGCACCGTGCTGGAGGACGATCCGCGACTGAACGTGCGGGAAGTCGCCACCCCTCGCCAGCCACGCATTGCCGTGGTGGACAGCCACCTGGACATGCCGCTCACCGCCCAGGTACTCCAGGCCCCGGCCGGCTGCCTCATCTACACCAGCAGCCGGGACGCATCGAAAACCAGTGCACTTCAGGACCTGGGCGCGACCGTCATTCCCATGCCCAATGCGCAAGGCAAGGTGGACCTGGCCGCCATGCTGCGTGACCTGGCCGCACGCGGCACGAACGAGCTGCACGTGGAGGCGGGCTTCAAGCTCAATGGATCCCTGGTCCGTGAAGGGCTGGTCGATGAAATGCTGCTGTACCAGGCCCCCAAGCTGCTGGGAACCGGTGGCATGGGCATCGCCAGCTTCGGTCCCCTGGATGCGCTGTCCCAGGCATTGCCGATGGTCTTGCAGGATGTGCAGCGCATCGGCCCCGACCTGCGGGTCGTGGCCCGTGTCCAGGGGCGTGACGGCTTCTGA
- a CDS encoding type IV pilin protein, translating to MKRKNQGFTLIELMIVVAVVGILGAIAIPSYSEYIRRGHRAEARAGLLQAAQWLERASTATGTYPLTAAFPSSLATVPSNRYDISLNSTDGRTFTLTATPKGAQTGDKCGNYTLTNAGLRGANGKVSSDTGFDSACWGK from the coding sequence ATGAAAAGAAAAAATCAGGGCTTCACTCTCATCGAATTGATGATCGTCGTGGCGGTTGTCGGAATTCTCGGAGCCATTGCCATACCGAGCTACTCCGAGTACATACGTCGCGGACACCGCGCGGAGGCCAGGGCAGGTCTTCTGCAGGCGGCGCAATGGCTTGAAAGGGCTTCCACGGCCACGGGAACCTACCCCCTGACCGCAGCATTTCCCAGCTCGCTCGCCACGGTGCCTTCCAATCGATACGACATCTCACTGAACTCGACCGATGGAAGAACTTTCACCTTGACGGCAACCCCCAAGGGCGCCCAGACAGGCGACAAGTGCGGCAACTACACGCTGACGAACGCAGGACTGCGAGGCGCCAACGGGAAAGTCTCCTCGGATACCGGCTTCGACTCCGCCTGCTGGGGCAAGTAA
- a CDS encoding pilus assembly protein, with product MKCKPPSPHQLFPRSLLSWAAAAALLPHGAWALDLAQSPPGTKEPYVAPNVIISIDDSGSMNFRLDTESSSGASNQTEPNADGTWPMSSRRVNVLKYALVGKNGSGGIFRDTTLLPDKKIRLAWQGMWNNGNSSGADNVDSADSRGAVQMNTNSMRPLQSTHRANFISFISNLSPGGGTPSHLMFSQADSYMRRGLSKNGPWASDPGNTGAPYLACRRNYHIMMTDGRWNGTATSVPDSTRRDNATSLTLSDNMVYGGSSAADQRKSALYRDTSTGTTLADWAFYSWATPMQTSGLTGTMQPTADYRKAPSVETFTNDSGSSVTLDRYWNPRYNPATWPHMVTYTIGFSKMAFDWSYSSITRPTQMVPFGYDGSFPDLAKGTTTWPNLTASTESRNALDLWHAALNGRGRFYAVEKGEDLEKAFREIFGQINTQTDPDLTSTATSGSNASRNDVGKFTGAYEPQNYWKGFVTAETVQKDGTTVSTPSWGGKNTADKLDAISDINTRLILTWSNKWDSNRYRGGVPFKWATDDSYLSSAQKASLGLNSNDVTAKTGTKGENILNYVRGDRRYEGSETSGYTTSSPFRERKSRQGDIINSVVWFTGKPSSNYSLPGYLSFVSGSSRPAMIYVGGNDGMLHGFSAVDGSEKIAYVPRGIIPSLKSLADPTFNTSHRYFVDGSPMTGDVYLSSGSNSFWRTLLVGTLGAGGKGYFVLDVTNPDSANLSGGTPGFSEANAQALVKLDRTRDASETPTCPLTGISAAELAACTQEVAEDRDIGHITARPVLDENDPMRTTQITLMNDGRWAVVMGNGYNSTSQRPVLLIQYLDGNQELLRIPVTTDVPGTGLAADNGLSAPSLVDINGDGRPDVAYAGDNLGNLWKFDITSARPSKWQVALGGQPLFTARGPTALNSSLRTNVQPITVAPTVQANDRTMTKGSGKDAKIVRVGGMMVAFGTGRNVTKDDPNNVQVQTLYSVLDETRYRFTDSTRTLIEVHPGEASCSRGGDCIPTPKAWGVGVTTAKLAKQTITELGNGDFATVDSVDKLGVATWGDFNGWYMDMPAIGERLLKPMELYDGSNILVMYSQVPAKGSNVDVSVESCESTSVDEERQYRTMINIMDGLRPTVQLVDKNKDGKYNSSDEGVSRARVSKGSHNLITQKKNILDIDAKNNKEPLAPMPEESLRPSWRQVK from the coding sequence ATGAAATGCAAGCCCCCCAGCCCTCATCAGCTGTTCCCCCGCTCCCTGCTGTCCTGGGCCGCCGCGGCAGCCCTGCTGCCGCACGGCGCCTGGGCACTGGATCTGGCCCAGTCGCCGCCCGGTACCAAGGAGCCCTATGTGGCCCCCAACGTCATCATTTCCATCGATGACTCGGGGAGCATGAACTTCCGGCTCGACACGGAAAGCTCCAGCGGCGCCAGCAACCAGACCGAACCCAATGCGGACGGCACCTGGCCGATGTCCAGCCGCCGGGTCAACGTCCTGAAATATGCACTCGTCGGAAAGAATGGATCAGGCGGCATCTTCCGGGATACCACGTTACTGCCCGACAAGAAGATCCGGCTGGCATGGCAAGGCATGTGGAACAACGGCAACTCGTCCGGTGCCGACAATGTGGACAGCGCCGACAGCCGGGGCGCCGTCCAGATGAATACGAACTCCATGCGCCCGCTGCAAAGCACGCATCGCGCGAACTTCATCTCCTTCATCAGCAACCTGAGCCCTGGCGGTGGCACGCCATCGCATCTGATGTTCAGCCAGGCCGACAGCTACATGCGACGCGGGCTCAGCAAGAACGGCCCCTGGGCCAGCGACCCGGGCAATACCGGCGCGCCCTATCTGGCCTGCCGCCGCAATTACCACATCATGATGACCGACGGACGCTGGAACGGCACTGCCACCAGCGTCCCCGACAGCACCAGACGAGACAATGCCACCAGCCTGACGCTCAGCGACAACATGGTGTACGGCGGCAGTAGCGCGGCCGACCAGAGAAAGTCGGCCCTGTACCGCGACACATCCACGGGCACCACGCTGGCCGACTGGGCCTTCTATAGCTGGGCCACCCCGATGCAGACCTCGGGACTGACGGGCACCATGCAGCCGACCGCGGACTACCGCAAGGCCCCGTCCGTGGAAACATTCACCAACGACAGCGGCAGCTCCGTCACGCTGGACCGCTACTGGAACCCCCGCTACAACCCGGCCACCTGGCCGCACATGGTCACCTACACCATCGGCTTCAGCAAAATGGCGTTCGACTGGAGTTATTCCTCCATTACACGCCCGACGCAAATGGTGCCATTCGGCTATGACGGCAGCTTTCCGGATCTGGCCAAGGGTACGACCACCTGGCCCAATCTGACGGCCAGCACGGAGTCACGCAATGCGCTGGACCTGTGGCATGCAGCCCTCAATGGCCGTGGCCGTTTCTATGCAGTGGAAAAAGGCGAAGACCTGGAAAAGGCCTTCCGGGAAATCTTTGGCCAGATCAACACGCAGACCGACCCTGATCTGACCTCGACGGCTACCAGCGGCTCCAATGCATCGCGCAACGACGTCGGCAAATTCACCGGTGCCTATGAACCGCAGAATTACTGGAAAGGCTTCGTCACGGCGGAAACCGTGCAGAAAGACGGCACGACCGTATCGACCCCCAGCTGGGGAGGAAAGAATACGGCGGACAAGCTCGACGCCATCTCGGACATCAATACACGCCTCATTCTCACATGGAGCAACAAATGGGACTCCAACAGATACAGGGGCGGCGTACCATTCAAGTGGGCTACCGATGATTCCTATCTCAGCAGCGCGCAAAAGGCATCACTCGGCCTGAACTCAAATGATGTCACCGCCAAGACGGGGACCAAAGGTGAAAATATTCTCAACTATGTCCGTGGTGATCGGCGCTACGAAGGCTCTGAAACCAGCGGCTACACGACTAGCAGTCCTTTTCGTGAGCGCAAAAGCCGCCAGGGCGATATCATCAACTCCGTCGTCTGGTTCACTGGAAAGCCGTCCAGCAACTACTCTCTCCCGGGCTATCTGAGTTTCGTGAGCGGAAGCTCCCGTCCGGCCATGATCTATGTCGGAGGCAATGACGGCATGCTGCATGGATTCTCTGCCGTGGATGGCAGCGAGAAGATTGCCTATGTTCCCAGAGGCATCATTCCCTCGTTGAAATCTCTCGCCGACCCTACCTTCAACACCAGCCATCGATATTTTGTCGATGGCTCCCCGATGACCGGGGATGTCTATTTGAGCTCCGGGTCTAACTCCTTCTGGCGCACCTTGCTGGTGGGTACTCTGGGAGCCGGCGGCAAGGGCTATTTTGTCCTGGATGTGACCAATCCTGACAGCGCAAATCTCAGTGGAGGAACACCCGGATTTTCCGAGGCGAATGCCCAGGCGCTGGTCAAGCTGGACCGGACCCGGGATGCGTCGGAAACACCGACATGCCCCTTGACAGGTATCAGTGCGGCCGAGCTTGCGGCATGCACCCAGGAGGTGGCGGAAGACAGGGACATCGGGCATATCACCGCACGTCCGGTGCTGGATGAGAATGACCCCATGCGTACCACGCAGATCACCCTCATGAATGATGGACGCTGGGCTGTGGTGATGGGCAACGGATACAACAGCACCAGCCAGCGGCCGGTGCTGTTGATCCAGTATCTGGACGGTAACCAGGAACTGCTGCGCATCCCGGTCACGACCGATGTCCCCGGAACGGGATTGGCTGCGGACAATGGGCTTTCCGCCCCCAGCTTGGTCGACATCAATGGAGATGGCCGTCCAGACGTGGCCTATGCAGGAGACAACCTCGGCAATCTCTGGAAGTTCGATATCACGAGCGCTCGCCCCAGCAAGTGGCAGGTAGCTCTGGGTGGCCAGCCTCTTTTCACCGCAAGAGGACCGACCGCATTGAATTCCTCTCTGCGCACGAATGTTCAGCCCATCACGGTTGCACCGACTGTGCAGGCCAATGACCGCACCATGACCAAGGGCTCAGGCAAGGACGCAAAAATCGTTCGCGTAGGAGGAATGATGGTGGCGTTCGGAACGGGGCGTAACGTCACGAAGGATGATCCCAACAATGTACAGGTACAAACCCTGTATTCTGTGCTTGACGAAACCCGCTACCGGTTCACAGATAGCACCAGGACGCTGATCGAAGTCCACCCAGGCGAAGCTTCCTGCAGCCGGGGGGGAGATTGCATACCCACGCCAAAGGCATGGGGCGTCGGGGTGACAACTGCCAAGCTGGCCAAGCAGACCATCACCGAACTCGGCAATGGCGATTTTGCCACCGTCGATTCCGTTGACAAGCTGGGCGTCGCCACGTGGGGCGACTTCAATGGCTGGTATATGGATATGCCGGCCATCGGAGAGCGCCTCCTCAAGCCCATGGAGCTCTACGATGGCAGCAATATTCTGGTCATGTATTCCCAAGTACCAGCCAAGGGATCTAATGTGGATGTCAGTGTGGAAAGCTGCGAATCCACATCCGTCGATGAAGAGCGTCAATACCGCACCATGATCAATATCATGGATGGCCTTCGTCCCACGGTACAGTTGGTGGACAAAAATAAGGATGGAAAATACAACAGCAGTGATGAAGGTGTATCGCGAGCCCGGGTCAGCAAGGGATCGCATAACCTGATCACACAGAAAAAGAACATTCTGGATATCGACGCCAAGAACAACAAGGAGCCTCTGGCCCCAATGCCGGAAGAGTCCTTGCGCCCCAGCTGGCGCCAAGTCAAATAA
- a CDS encoding pilus assembly PilX family protein: MHRKTANHAPGQQRGVALFVVIIFVMLSMLLALWASRTSLFNELVVGNDADYQRAYEAAQALLQDAELDIRGEKADGTICTGQDNVCRTSTTAKIPLETQEIAPLLSSLGASCSQGLCGKRGGKQDFWNNNDDKLGLTLAQLTTAGVGARYGQYTGASLGSTDKPANPILADTSAADRGGWYWIEVLPYLNTKNMGLIADTPTNLLSLNLKPYVVYRITALAYGRKPNTMVVLQQTYAQQKRKN; the protein is encoded by the coding sequence ATGCATCGCAAGACTGCCAACCACGCCCCTGGGCAGCAACGGGGCGTCGCGCTGTTCGTCGTCATCATCTTCGTCATGCTGTCCATGCTGCTGGCGCTCTGGGCGTCGCGCACCTCGCTGTTCAACGAACTGGTGGTGGGCAATGACGCCGACTACCAGCGTGCCTATGAGGCCGCCCAGGCGCTGCTGCAGGATGCGGAACTCGACATCCGCGGCGAAAAGGCCGACGGCACCATCTGCACGGGCCAGGACAATGTGTGCCGCACCAGCACCACCGCCAAGATCCCGCTGGAAACCCAGGAGATCGCCCCTTTGCTGTCCTCCTTGGGGGCCAGTTGCTCCCAGGGCCTATGCGGCAAGCGCGGCGGCAAACAGGACTTCTGGAACAACAACGACGACAAGCTGGGCCTCACACTGGCGCAACTGACCACGGCAGGAGTGGGGGCCCGATATGGCCAGTACACAGGCGCCTCGCTGGGTTCCACCGACAAGCCCGCAAACCCCATCCTGGCCGACACCAGCGCGGCCGATCGCGGCGGCTGGTACTGGATCGAGGTGCTTCCCTATCTGAACACCAAGAACATGGGACTGATCGCAGACACCCCGACCAACCTGCTGTCGCTCAACCTGAAGCCCTATGTGGTGTACCGCATCACGGCCCTGGCCTACGGCCGCAAGCCCAACACCATGGTGGTTCTGCAGCAGACCTATGCACAGCAAAAACGCAAGAACTAG
- a CDS encoding PilW family protein — translation MAAPSPMPPNSPVPSGRARRHAFARPLAQQGFTLLELMVGIAIGLLVVAVATAALMVSRGVSGSVSDASGVQQQAAYAMRVIGLQLRQAGSLYLNLDPKNLKPDAALVTSTPVAFETTAKSDSGLEFDPSLNTVSGTATPTTLTVGYRRYKEPVYTDAAEQSQARNCVGGPANSSVDQRIDNVFQLSGSQLQCSGNGAAAQTLVQNVADFQVRYLIQDNTKPGSPGIQYVPSANIGAWTTVEWSKVRAVEVCLVLYGNEPIDLPAGSSYVGCDGTSVNMTTLTGQRNRRMHIAYRNVFQLRSQGLIGSVL, via the coding sequence ATGGCAGCACCCAGCCCCATGCCCCCCAACTCGCCAGTCCCGTCGGGACGAGCCCGCAGGCATGCCTTTGCCCGTCCTCTGGCCCAGCAAGGCTTCACCCTGCTGGAACTGATGGTGGGTATTGCCATCGGCCTGCTGGTCGTCGCCGTGGCCACGGCCGCGCTCATGGTGTCCCGTGGCGTGTCCGGCTCGGTCAGCGATGCCAGCGGCGTCCAGCAGCAGGCGGCCTATGCCATGCGTGTCATCGGTCTTCAGCTGCGCCAGGCAGGCTCCCTGTACCTGAACCTTGATCCCAAGAACCTGAAGCCCGATGCTGCCCTGGTGACCTCGACGCCCGTGGCGTTCGAGACGACGGCCAAAAGCGACTCCGGCCTGGAGTTTGACCCGTCGCTCAATACGGTCAGTGGCACGGCCACGCCCACCACCCTGACCGTCGGCTATCGCCGCTACAAGGAACCTGTCTACACAGATGCCGCAGAGCAGTCCCAGGCGCGCAACTGCGTGGGCGGGCCGGCCAACAGCAGTGTGGACCAGCGTATAGACAACGTCTTTCAGCTGAGCGGCAGCCAGTTGCAATGCAGCGGCAATGGCGCGGCCGCGCAGACCCTGGTACAGAACGTGGCCGATTTCCAGGTCCGCTATCTCATCCAGGACAACACCAAGCCGGGTTCGCCGGGCATCCAGTATGTTCCATCGGCCAACATCGGTGCCTGGACCACCGTGGAGTGGAGCAAGGTACGGGCCGTGGAAGTCTGTCTGGTCCTCTATGGCAATGAGCCCATCGATCTGCCTGCGGGCAGCAGCTATGTCGGTTGTGACGGCACCTCCGTCAACATGACCACGCTCACCGGCCAGCGCAACCGACGCATGCACATTGCCTATCGCAATGTCTTCCAATTGCGCAGCCAGGGCCTGATCGGCTCTGTGCTTTGA